Part of the Cervus canadensis isolate Bull #8, Minnesota chromosome 15, ASM1932006v1, whole genome shotgun sequence genome is shown below.
GCCCTGCCCCCACCCGTGCCCGCCTTCTGGCAGGCCATTCCCCTCTGTCCCCTGTGTTCTGCCAAGCTTCGCTGCCATGTGTTTCTGTTGTGAGAAGGAGGCCGAGAGCCTCGCAGGGGGCACTTTGGAGAGAAAGACGCTCATTGTTCGGGAATGTTCCTCTGGCCTCCTTGCCCATCACCGGGGGGAGGTGCGGAGGGGGCGGGGTCCAAGTCACTGAGTGTCTAGTGGCTGTGAATGAGCAGGATCAGTCCAGTACCCGCAGAGAAGTGGCCGTCTGGGCCCTTCGGCGCTGCCTCACCAGGGGCTGCTGACAGCCAAGACGGGACTCGGCACTGGGTGATGAGTTCGGGCCTGGAAGCGGGTCACGGTGACCGGCTGGGGTTTCGGTTCTTTTCTCAGGGGAGGTGGACTCCTCCTCGGTGGGTCTGCGGGGTGGTCCCTGTGGGGTTGGGAGGGGGTCCTCGGTGGGTCTGCGGGGTGGTCCCTGTGGGGTTGGGAGGGGGTCCTCGGTGGGTCTGCGGGGTGGTccctgtggggctgggagggggtccTCGGTGGGTGGGTCTGCGGAGTGGTCCCTGTGGGTCTGCGAGGGGGTCCTCGGGTGGGTTGCGGGGTGGTccctgtggggctgggagggggtccTCGGTGGGTCTTGCGGGGTGGTccctgtggggctgggagggggtccTCGGTGGCGTCTGCGGGTGGTCCCTGTGGGCTGGAGGGGTCCTCGGTGGGTTCGCGGAGTGGTccctgtggggctgggaggggtccTCGGTGGGTCTGCGGGGTGGTCCCTGTGGGGTAGGGGTCCTCCTGTCTGCGGCGGTGGTGCTGGGAGGGGGTCCTCGGTGGGTCTGCGGGGTGGGTccctgtggggctgggagggggtccTCGGTGGGTCTGCGGGGTGGTccctgtggggctgggagggggtccTCGGTGGGTCTGCGGGGTGGTCCCTGTGGGGTTGGGAGGGGTCCTCGGGTGGTCTGCGGTGGTCCCTGTGCGGTTGGGAGGGGTCCTCGGTGGGTTGCGGGTGGTCCGTGGGGTTGGGAGGGGTCCTCCGGGGTGGTccctgtggggctgggagggggtccTCGGTGGGTCTGCGGGGTGGTccctgtggggctgggagggggtccTCGGTGGGTCTGCGGGGTGGTCCctgtggggttggggaggggccgGGGCCCAGGCTCACAGCTCCGACCTGGCGCTCAGCGAGCTCTCGTTGGTCCTGCCGTCGGCACTGGGGGGCAGCCCTGGGAGCCGCTTGCCGCACAGCAGGCTGCGCAGGGCATCGCGGAACTTCTCGGCCACGAAGAAGTACATGACGGGGTCGAGCGCGCCGTTGAGGCTGGTGAGGCAGGAGGTGATGCGGTTGCCGAGCGCCAGCGCGCGCTGGGCGGCGCACGAGGTGCGCTGGCCGCGGTAGCGCAGCACGTAGACGGAGCGGTGGACGTGATAGGGCACGAAGCAGACCAGGAAGATGGCCAGCACCGCCGCGATCATGCGCACCGCCTTGTTCTTGAGGCGCCGCTCCACGCGCGGGCCCTGCCGCAGGCTGCGGATGATCAGCAGGTAGCAGGTGACCGTGGTGACGAATGGGAAGGTGAAGGCCACGGCCAGGGACGCCAGGGCATGCTGGGAAGCCTTTTCCCTGTAGAGCTGCAGGCAGACCACCGTGTGGTTGGTCCGTACGGTCTGCGGGCTCACCAGCAGCGGGGCCATGGCCACGGC
Proteins encoded:
- the GPR17 gene encoding uracil nucleotide/cysteinyl leukotriene receptor — protein: MNGLEEASPGILANSSLAPVEQCGQETPLENVLFASFYLLDFILAFVGNALALWLFIRDHKSSTPANVFLMHLAVADLSCVLVLPTRLVYHFSGNHWPFGEIPCRLTGFLFYLNMYASIYFLTCISADRFLAIVHPVKSLKLRRPLHAHLACAFLWVVVAVAMAPLLVSPQTVRTNHTVVCLQLYREKASQHALASLAVAFTFPFVTTVTCYLLIIRSLRQGPRVERRLKNKAVRMIAAVLAIFLVCFVPYHVHRSVYVLRYRGQRTSCAAQRALALGNRITSCLTSLNGALDPVMYFFVAEKFRDALRSLLCGKRLPGLPPSADGRTNESSLSARSEL